From Prevotella melaninogenica, the proteins below share one genomic window:
- a CDS encoding NAD(+) synthase — protein sequence MKHGLIKVAAAIPAVKVADTKFNLIETEKQIAIAEGQGVEIIVFPELSITGYTCQDLFQQQLLLDDTEQAVIELLEFTRQLDITVIVGAPVAVGALLLNCALVIQQGKLLGIVAKTFLPNYSEFYEKRWFASSQDLRPQHIRFAGNNIRVTPELQIFRTSEGATFAIEICEDVWAPTPPSNHLALAGAEIIFNLSTSDELIGKHAYLKSLLAQQSARTISGYVYSSSGFGESTQDVVFGGNALIFENGSLVKQSERFQLEPQLVISEIDIENLRSERRTNSTFVNAQRPVASGLAGITGQIGELALHVDCQPPLNPREFTLTREFDQHPFIPKSENMQEACDEIYNIQVSGLAKRLVHTNCKSAIIGISGGLDSTLALLVVVKTFDKLGLDRKGIVGVTMPGFGTTGRTYKNAMALMERLGITIREIDIKASVLQHFEDIDHDPEVHDSTYENAQARERTQILMDLSNQMNGLVIGTGDLSELALGWCTYNGDHMSMYAVNAGVPKTLTQYLVRYAADTTKDENVRQILTDIVETPISPELKPADDKGEIAQKTEDLVGPYELHDFFLYYVLRCGFRPSKIYWMAQNAFRGVYPDSVILHWMRIFFRRFFSQQFKRSCLPDGPKVGSVSLSPRGDWRMPSDAMSTNWLNELEGLS from the coding sequence ATGAAACACGGACTTATAAAGGTGGCTGCAGCTATTCCTGCAGTGAAGGTTGCAGATACAAAGTTCAACCTTATAGAAACAGAAAAGCAGATTGCTATTGCTGAAGGTCAGGGCGTAGAGATTATCGTTTTCCCAGAGCTTTCAATAACGGGTTACACTTGTCAGGACCTTTTCCAGCAGCAACTTCTTCTTGACGATACTGAGCAGGCTGTCATCGAGCTGCTCGAATTTACTCGCCAATTAGATATCACTGTCATTGTCGGTGCACCTGTAGCTGTGGGAGCATTGCTTCTTAATTGCGCATTGGTCATTCAACAAGGAAAACTCTTAGGCATCGTAGCAAAGACCTTCCTACCTAACTACAGCGAGTTCTATGAGAAACGATGGTTTGCGTCTTCACAAGACTTGCGTCCACAGCACATTCGCTTTGCAGGGAATAATATTCGCGTGACGCCAGAGTTACAGATTTTCCGTACATCAGAGGGTGCAACCTTTGCCATTGAAATCTGTGAGGATGTATGGGCGCCAACACCACCGAGCAATCATCTTGCCTTGGCAGGTGCTGAGATTATCTTTAATCTTTCAACGAGTGATGAACTCATCGGAAAGCATGCTTACTTAAAGTCGCTCCTTGCTCAGCAAAGTGCTCGCACCATTAGCGGATATGTTTATAGCAGTAGTGGTTTCGGTGAGAGTACGCAAGATGTTGTCTTTGGTGGCAATGCGCTGATTTTTGAGAATGGCTCACTTGTTAAGCAGTCAGAGCGTTTTCAGCTTGAGCCACAGTTAGTTATTTCTGAAATTGATATTGAAAATTTACGTAGCGAACGTCGCACCAATAGCACCTTTGTCAACGCACAACGTCCTGTTGCTTCAGGATTAGCTGGTATTACTGGACAGATTGGTGAACTCGCCTTACATGTTGATTGTCAGCCTCCACTCAATCCTCGTGAGTTTACACTGACACGAGAGTTCGACCAGCATCCATTCATTCCTAAGTCAGAAAATATGCAGGAAGCTTGCGATGAAATTTATAACATTCAGGTCAGCGGATTGGCAAAGAGATTAGTACATACTAATTGCAAATCAGCAATTATTGGTATTAGCGGTGGACTTGATTCCACCCTTGCCCTCCTTGTCGTTGTCAAGACCTTTGATAAGCTTGGACTTGATCGTAAGGGAATTGTAGGCGTTACCATGCCAGGGTTCGGAACAACAGGACGAACCTATAAGAATGCTATGGCACTCATGGAGCGTCTTGGTATCACGATTCGTGAGATTGATATTAAAGCCTCTGTTTTACAGCATTTTGAGGATATTGATCACGACCCAGAGGTGCACGATTCTACGTATGAGAATGCACAAGCACGTGAGCGTACGCAGATTTTGATGGACCTCAGCAATCAGATGAACGGACTTGTCATCGGTACGGGCGACCTCAGCGAGTTGGCTTTGGGGTGGTGTACCTATAATGGCGACCACATGAGCATGTACGCCGTGAATGCTGGTGTTCCAAAGACGCTGACACAATATCTTGTGCGCTATGCTGCCGATACGACTAAGGATGAGAATGTACGACAGATATTGACCGACATCGTGGAAACACCAATCTCACCAGAGCTAAAACCTGCTGATGATAAGGGAGAAATTGCTCAGAAGACAGAAGACCTCGTTGGCCCTTACGAACTTCACGACTTCTTCCTCTATTACGTTCTTCGCTGCGGTTTCCGCCCATCAAAAATCTATTGGATGGCACAGAATGCCTTTCGTGGCGTTTATCCCGACAGCGTCATTCTCCATTGGATGCGCATTTTCTTTCGCAGGTTCTTCTCACAGCAATTCAAGCGTTCGTGCTTGCCTGACGGACCGAAGGTGGGCAGCGTGAGTCTTTCACCACGTGGCGACTGGCGTATGCCATCAGATGCGATGTCAACCAACTGGCTCAATGAGTTGGAAGGACTGTCATGA
- a CDS encoding DUF2027 domain-containing protein produces the protein MKIGDKVRFLSSTGGGVIAGFKGKIVLVEDEDGFQIPTPANEVVVVEDAATDRAKLRIDQQQRKMEKDEDTRSIKQRLTATGAEEEEVGEDWRDVDADIEPHDDPSVNFEAPVRERVGGDELSIYLAFTPTDIKNLTTTHFKSYLVNDSNYYVHFSYALKQEEKWILKAVGELEPNMKLLIEDFTLADLNDMLQGCVQLHSYKKDKPFVLKPTCDLQVKIDAVKFYKLNTFHENDFFEQLALIYTLIEKDKMVQHPMFEPLTRKGEDEATEKLKVGYSSPSRLSEEEIDKKTDELAKRYKFERKKPAKQILSDDKIIIDLHADELLETTAGMTAADILEYQLDTFRRTLEQYKAHRGKKLIFIHGKGEGVLRHAIIHELNYKYKHYSYQDASFREYGYGATQVTIK, from the coding sequence ATGAAAATAGGTGATAAAGTAAGATTTTTAAGCTCTACTGGTGGTGGAGTCATTGCTGGTTTCAAAGGTAAAATTGTTTTGGTTGAAGACGAAGATGGTTTTCAGATACCGACACCAGCCAATGAGGTAGTAGTTGTTGAAGATGCCGCTACTGACCGTGCAAAACTGCGTATCGACCAGCAGCAACGTAAGATGGAGAAAGACGAGGATACTCGCAGTATCAAGCAACGTCTGACCGCTACAGGCGCTGAAGAAGAGGAAGTAGGGGAGGATTGGCGTGATGTTGATGCAGACATAGAACCACATGACGACCCTTCTGTTAATTTTGAAGCTCCAGTGAGAGAACGTGTGGGTGGTGATGAATTGTCTATCTATTTAGCTTTTACACCTACAGATATTAAGAATCTTACGACGACACACTTCAAGTCTTATCTTGTCAATGATTCAAATTATTATGTTCATTTCTCCTACGCCTTGAAGCAAGAAGAGAAGTGGATATTAAAGGCTGTTGGAGAATTAGAACCAAATATGAAGTTGCTGATAGAGGACTTCACGCTTGCCGACCTCAACGATATGTTGCAGGGATGTGTTCAGCTTCACAGCTATAAGAAGGATAAGCCTTTTGTGCTCAAGCCTACTTGTGATCTTCAGGTAAAGATTGATGCCGTGAAGTTCTATAAGCTCAACACTTTCCACGAAAACGACTTCTTTGAGCAGTTAGCGTTGATTTATACATTGATTGAGAAGGATAAAATGGTTCAACACCCGATGTTTGAACCTTTAACAAGGAAAGGTGAGGATGAAGCCACGGAGAAGTTGAAGGTGGGTTATTCGTCACCAAGCCGTCTGTCAGAAGAAGAGATTGACAAGAAGACGGACGAACTTGCCAAGCGTTATAAATTTGAGCGTAAGAAGCCAGCAAAGCAGATTCTTAGCGATGATAAAATTATCATAGACCTTCATGCCGACGAATTGCTCGAGACAACAGCGGGTATGACAGCAGCCGATATTCTTGAATATCAGTTAGATACCTTCCGTCGTACGCTTGAGCAATATAAGGCTCATCGAGGCAAGAAACTCATCTTTATTCATGGAAAGGGCGAAGGCGTATTGCGCCATGCAATCATTCATGAACTTAATTATAAATACAAACATTATTCTTACCAAGATGCTTCTTTCCGTGAATACGGTTACGGAGCTACTCAGGTAACAATTAAATAA
- a CDS encoding S-adenosylmethionine:tRNA ribosyltransferase-isomerase: protein MSEDTKHISISDYNYPLPDERIAKFPLTERDHSKLLLYKHGEVSEDIFYNLPEYLPKGALMIFNNTKVIQARMHFRKETGALIEVFLMEPAQPTDYELMFQTNHECAWLCMVGNLKKWKEGALKRAFEIKGHKLTLTATMDRSKVQEQAGGTNHWIQFEWDNTNISFAEILEAVGELPIPPYLNRATEESDKETYQTVYSKIKGSVAAPTAGLHFTDKVLKALDEHGVDREELTLHVGAGTFKPVKSQEIEGHNMHTEFVVVRRQTLEKLLKHKCHAVAVGTTSVRTLESLYYMGVKLVLSPETAEKDLHVNQWEPYDLPHNEEGLVVVNGKVITAEESIRHLLAYLDKDGLNVLHSSTQIIIAPGYTYKIVKALVTNFHQPQSTLLLLVSAFLKGDWRKVYDYALSHDFRFLSYGDSSLLIP from the coding sequence ATGTCTGAAGATACAAAACATATTAGCATTTCTGATTACAACTATCCACTCCCCGATGAGCGCATCGCCAAGTTTCCGTTGACAGAGCGCGACCATAGTAAGTTATTGCTTTATAAGCATGGTGAAGTATCGGAGGACATTTTTTATAATCTTCCTGAATATTTGCCTAAGGGTGCGTTGATGATTTTCAATAATACGAAAGTCATTCAGGCACGTATGCACTTTCGCAAGGAGACGGGAGCACTCATAGAGGTGTTTCTTATGGAACCAGCACAGCCAACAGATTATGAATTGATGTTTCAAACAAATCATGAGTGTGCATGGCTTTGTATGGTTGGCAACCTTAAGAAGTGGAAGGAAGGTGCTTTAAAGCGTGCATTTGAAATCAAAGGGCATAAGCTGACACTTACAGCGACAATGGACCGCAGTAAGGTTCAAGAGCAAGCTGGTGGAACTAATCACTGGATTCAATTTGAGTGGGATAATACAAACATATCATTTGCTGAGATTCTTGAAGCCGTAGGTGAATTACCTATTCCTCCATATCTTAACCGTGCTACAGAGGAAAGTGATAAAGAAACTTATCAAACCGTATATTCAAAGATTAAAGGTTCAGTGGCAGCGCCTACAGCTGGACTTCACTTTACCGATAAAGTGCTGAAGGCCTTGGATGAACATGGTGTTGATCGTGAGGAACTTACACTTCATGTGGGAGCCGGAACTTTCAAACCAGTGAAGAGTCAGGAGATTGAGGGTCATAATATGCACACGGAGTTTGTTGTTGTTCGTCGTCAGACCTTAGAGAAACTTCTAAAGCATAAATGTCACGCTGTTGCTGTAGGAACAACAAGTGTGAGAACACTGGAAAGCCTTTATTATATGGGTGTTAAGTTGGTATTGTCTCCAGAAACGGCAGAGAAAGACCTTCATGTCAATCAATGGGAGCCATATGACTTACCACATAATGAAGAAGGATTGGTAGTAGTGAATGGTAAGGTGATAACTGCGGAGGAATCAATCCGTCATTTGCTTGCCTATTTGGATAAAGACGGATTAAATGTGTTACATTCAAGTACCCAGATTATCATTGCTCCAGGTTATACTTATAAGATAGTCAAGGCACTCGTTACCAATTTTCATCAACCACAATCAACGTTGTTGCTCTTAGTAAGTGCCTTTTTAAAGGGCGATTGGCGTAAGGTTTATGATTATGCCCTCAGCCATGACTTCCGTTTCCTTAGCTATGGAGATTCTTCATTATTGATACCATAG